ACGGATAGCGAAGTGTGTGATGCCCATACCGCGCAAACGTCATCTGATCTGGGTGATGAATTTGCTCGAGCAGCACCTCGGTGTCGGGCCAAATCGCGCGTACCTGTGCTTTCCACTCGTCTAGGCCTGCCGCACGCCAGGTGTCGATCGCGTCGTTGCGCACGCTCCAAAAAAAGGCCGCCTGATCGGCGTTGGCGTTGGCATGACGACCGATCGGCAGCACACCGATCATCGTATGCGCCGCCACGTATCGCTGATGCAGCTTATGCGGTTCAAACACCCCCTGGGGCCAGTCCAGCGTGCCCCAAATGGCACCGTATTGAAGCGCCCGGCGTGTTGGCGGGGTGCGCGCATACGGATGCAGAGGACTTCGACTTCCGGTGGCGTCGACGCAAAGATCGAATGCACGTGACTGAACGCCGTGTTGATCGACAAGCGATACGCGTGCGCTGTTGTCAACCAATTGTTGAATGTCGGTGGATGACTGAACGGTAATGCCGAGCGCATTGACCCGTGCATACAGCACGTCAAACAACGCGGCTCGATGCACGGCCAGACCCTGTGTGTCGATGCCGAGCGCCTGATAGTCGACATTGAGCACCCGCTTGTGTCGAGGCATCGAATGACCGGTGAGCACGTTGATGCGATGCCCCAGTGAAGCAATGTCGTCGCGCAGGCCCAGCGCATCCATCACCGCCAGTCCGGTGGGCTGCAAAATAATGCCTGAGCCCACGGCCTGTGGTGCGTCGAAGCGCTCGAAAAGCGATACGGTATGGCCTTGCGCCTGAAGCACGAGTGCCGCCGCGAGGCCGGACGGCCCGCACCCACAGATGGCAATGTCCAAGGTCTTGCTCCACCGCGGAAAGCCCTATTTTACCCCGCGATGAGCCCAAATACTGTGTTTCTACGCCT
This sequence is a window from Pseudomonadota bacterium. Protein-coding genes within it:
- a CDS encoding NAD(P)/FAD-dependent oxidoreductase, giving the protein MDIAICGCGPSGLAAALVLQAQGHTVSLFERFDAPQAVGSGIILQPTGLAVMDALGLRDDIASLGHRINVLTGHSMPRHKRVLNVDYQALGIDTQGLAVHRAALFDVLYARVNALGITVQSSTDIQQLVDNSARVSLVDQHGVQSRAFDLCVDATGSRSPLHPYARTPPTRRALQYGAIWGTLDWPQGVFEPHKLHQRYVAAHTMIGVLPIGRHANANADQAAFFWSVRNDAIDTWRAAGLDEWKAQVRAIWPDTEVLLEQIHHPDQMTFARYGHHTLRYPYGQRLVFIGDAAHATSPQLGQGANMGLLDAWALGLALEGAGTDAEDIESALKRYANLRRLHVRLFQLASLSLTPFYQSDSRVLAALRDLMFDPLSRLPGIRQLVAGLVTGLLTRPLKTLQLGSDSSA